In the genome of Hyphomonas sp. Mor2, one region contains:
- a CDS encoding amidohydrolase family protein: protein MSLRLAALLSLGLVGLFGCQAPEPTVYDVQITGGLVYDGTSEEGREVDVFLDDDEIAFVGKRDAGEIIATTVIDATGLIVAPGFIDPHTHTLSDVMFASRGQRLDGYLTQGVTTVVAGNDGGGPVMIGAALRAAETQGVGPNFALFAGHGSLRGEVLGRENRPPSTAELEDMRRRLQQALEDGALGLSTGLYYAPASYAQMDEIVALAEVAATYDALYESHIRDESSYSIGLIGAVEEALEIGRRSGAAVHIAHIKALGVDVWGQSADVIAMVEAAQAEGLVVTADQYPWSASGTRISNALIPNWAKADSDEAMYARLRDPGNEEKLLSEIAENLRKRGGADAILLVAREDGLPSRTLTEEAADLQLDPVRAAIEIVLRGDARIASFNMQDQDIERFMIQPWVMTSSDGTNGHPRKYASFPRKYRTYVEEKAVLSRASFINRSTRLTAETLKLCQRGQIVPGYFADLVVFDPDTFGPVADFSNPAELSTGVQHLFVNGAHVIVEGELNTELPGRALRRAVCHQNEETTP, encoded by the coding sequence GTGAGCCTGCGGCTTGCAGCCCTTCTGTCGCTCGGGCTTGTCGGCCTGTTCGGGTGCCAGGCGCCTGAGCCGACCGTCTACGATGTCCAGATCACAGGCGGGCTTGTGTATGACGGCACGTCTGAAGAGGGGCGTGAGGTCGATGTCTTTCTTGACGACGACGAGATCGCATTTGTCGGCAAGCGAGACGCAGGCGAAATCATTGCCACAACGGTCATTGACGCGACCGGCTTGATCGTCGCGCCCGGCTTCATTGATCCGCACACTCATACGCTGTCAGACGTGATGTTCGCGTCGCGCGGTCAGCGGCTCGATGGCTATCTGACCCAGGGGGTGACCACTGTGGTGGCGGGGAATGATGGCGGAGGCCCCGTCATGATCGGCGCAGCCTTGCGGGCGGCTGAAACGCAGGGCGTCGGTCCGAATTTCGCGCTGTTCGCAGGCCATGGATCTCTGCGGGGTGAAGTGCTCGGGCGTGAGAACCGGCCACCCAGCACGGCGGAGCTGGAAGATATGCGACGCCGTTTGCAGCAAGCTCTTGAGGACGGCGCGCTCGGCCTGTCGACAGGGCTCTACTATGCGCCTGCCTCCTATGCGCAGATGGATGAGATCGTGGCTCTGGCGGAAGTGGCCGCGACCTATGACGCCCTTTATGAATCTCATATTCGCGACGAGAGCAGCTATTCGATCGGCCTGATTGGCGCGGTCGAGGAAGCGCTGGAAATCGGGCGTCGCAGTGGGGCGGCGGTACACATCGCCCACATCAAGGCGCTGGGCGTCGATGTCTGGGGCCAGAGCGCGGATGTCATCGCGATGGTCGAAGCGGCCCAGGCCGAAGGTCTGGTGGTGACTGCGGATCAATATCCGTGGTCGGCGTCGGGCACACGCATCTCAAACGCGCTCATTCCGAACTGGGCCAAGGCCGATTCCGACGAGGCGATGTATGCCCGCCTGCGGGACCCCGGCAATGAGGAAAAGCTGCTCAGCGAAATCGCTGAAAATCTGCGCAAGCGGGGCGGCGCGGATGCGATCCTGCTGGTCGCCCGGGAGGACGGTCTGCCAAGCCGGACACTGACTGAAGAAGCAGCGGATCTGCAACTCGACCCGGTCCGCGCTGCGATCGAAATCGTCCTGCGGGGGGATGCGCGGATCGCCTCCTTCAATATGCAGGACCAGGATATTGAGCGCTTCATGATCCAGCCCTGGGTGATGACCAGTTCGGACGGCACCAATGGACACCCCCGCAAATATGCCAGCTTCCCGCGCAAGTATCGCACCTATGTCGAAGAGAAGGCCGTGCTCTCCCGCGCCTCGTTTATCAATCGCAGTACGCGGCTCACGGCCGAGACGCTGAAACTTTGCCAGCGCGGGCAGATTGTGCCGGGCTATTTTGCCGATCTGGTCGTGTTTGATCCAGACACGTTCGGACCGGTCGCCGACTTTTCCAATCCGGCAGAACTCTCCACCGGTGTTCAGCACCTCTTCGTCAATGGCGCGCACGTCATCGTCGAGGGCGAATTGAACACAGAACTCCCCGGCCGCGCGCTGCGTCGCGCGGTCTGCCACCAGAATGAGGAAACGACACCATGA
- a CDS encoding M14 family metallopeptidase, with translation MKRIIASFALGVLAACTQTPVTEPAVVEPAAIERVEGAFCQTGVFKVDADFSAANMASCAITDDRTIEVFLKPEDVPINISPWYAVRLTPFQEGEVRIVLRYEEHPHRYKPKVSLDGRAWSVLPGDRVDVKAAGYRVTIKLDLDDAPMFLSAQELFTNAAHEAWIDAMARKPFIQTEQIGASIEGRPIRLMRSEASIDAPKTVMLVGRQHPPEVTGALAMASFVEEILSDSPLAEQFRAQFDLEIIPNLNPDGVEHGHWRHNMAGIDLNRDWGPFTQPETQAAKSVIDQIEAPGLVLFLDFHSTSRNVFYTQPIGSDGTEYGFTAEWLSRARREVSDYPFDRQGAHNVNLPTSKTYIFERFGVPAITYELGDETGRTVIDQTAKIFAQEMMTLLLEQEG, from the coding sequence ATGAAACGGATCATTGCATCATTCGCCCTGGGGGTTTTGGCCGCCTGTACCCAGACCCCGGTCACCGAACCGGCTGTCGTGGAACCGGCGGCGATTGAACGGGTCGAAGGGGCGTTCTGCCAGACAGGCGTGTTCAAGGTCGATGCGGACTTCTCCGCCGCCAATATGGCGTCGTGTGCCATCACTGATGACCGCACGATCGAAGTCTTTCTCAAGCCGGAAGACGTGCCGATCAATATCAGCCCCTGGTATGCGGTTCGCTTGACGCCGTTCCAGGAGGGCGAAGTGCGAATCGTCTTGCGGTATGAAGAACATCCGCATCGCTACAAGCCGAAAGTCAGCCTGGACGGCCGTGCCTGGTCCGTGCTGCCGGGCGACCGTGTCGATGTGAAGGCAGCGGGCTATCGCGTCACCATCAAGCTGGACCTGGACGACGCGCCAATGTTCCTGTCGGCGCAGGAACTGTTCACCAATGCCGCGCATGAGGCCTGGATCGATGCCATGGCGCGCAAGCCCTTCATTCAGACCGAACAGATTGGCGCCTCGATTGAAGGACGGCCCATTCGCCTGATGCGCAGTGAAGCGAGCATCGACGCGCCGAAGACGGTGATGCTGGTCGGTCGCCAGCATCCTCCCGAGGTGACAGGGGCCCTCGCCATGGCGAGTTTTGTCGAGGAGATCCTCAGCGACTCGCCCTTGGCGGAGCAGTTTCGCGCGCAGTTTGATCTGGAGATCATTCCCAACCTCAATCCCGATGGGGTCGAGCATGGGCATTGGCGGCACAATATGGCCGGGATCGATCTCAATCGCGACTGGGGGCCGTTCACGCAGCCAGAGACGCAAGCAGCCAAGTCCGTCATTGACCAGATCGAAGCGCCCGGTCTCGTGCTTTTCCTCGACTTTCATTCGACCAGTCGCAACGTGTTCTACACCCAGCCCATTGGCAGTGATGGCACTGAATATGGCTTCACCGCTGAATGGTTGAGCCGCGCGCGCCGGGAAGTCTCTGACTATCCGTTCGATCGCCAGGGCGCCCACAATGTCAATTTGCCGACCTCGAAGACCTATATTTTCGAGCGCTTCGGTGTGCCCGCGATCACTTACGAACTCGGCGATGAGACGGGTCGAACCGTGATCGATCAGACGGCGAAGATCTTCGCCCAGGAAATGATGACGCTTCTGCTGGAGCAGGAAGGGTGA
- a CDS encoding dicarboxylate/amino acid:cation symporter, which yields MIMGWFKITLWKRILGALILGLIVGLIWGEGANSIRWMGDIFVRAIRMLVVPLIFTTLVAGVISMGDARRLGSIGLKAFALYLGTTALAITIGLIFGVLMQPGIGVDLSGAEAETLTSAMSLAERLINMIPINPIAALAEGNILAVIIFSILIGIGIIMVGEEAKVLKDAFNAGSEVMLKLTFIVMELAPFGVFALIAWVAGTQGAETLLKVVTLAAAVYLACIAHILIVQFGMVKFLARMPILPFMRGAVDPQLLAYSTSSSAATLPATMAAAEENMGIGVPVRSSVLPLGATVNMDGTALYVGIVALFSAQAFGVPLELSDYLIIGLTTTLVSIGTASVPSASLFLLAAVLTSIGISAEQTAIIVGFILPFDRVLDMMRTVVNVTGDLAVATVVAKSEGELDAEVYNAAPDL from the coding sequence ATGATTATGGGCTGGTTCAAGATAACGCTCTGGAAGCGCATACTCGGGGCTCTCATCCTCGGGCTGATTGTTGGTCTGATCTGGGGGGAAGGGGCGAACTCGATCCGCTGGATGGGAGATATCTTTGTCCGGGCCATCCGCATGCTGGTCGTGCCCTTGATCTTCACGACCCTGGTCGCCGGGGTCATCTCCATGGGAGATGCCCGTCGGCTCGGTTCGATCGGATTGAAAGCGTTCGCGCTCTATCTCGGAACGACGGCGTTGGCGATCACGATTGGATTGATTTTCGGGGTCCTGATGCAGCCTGGAATCGGGGTCGATCTCTCCGGCGCAGAAGCTGAAACGCTGACCAGTGCCATGTCGCTGGCGGAGCGTCTGATCAACATGATCCCAATCAATCCCATCGCCGCTCTGGCGGAGGGCAATATCCTCGCGGTGATCATCTTCTCCATCCTGATCGGGATTGGCATCATCATGGTCGGGGAAGAGGCGAAGGTGCTGAAAGACGCGTTCAATGCCGGATCAGAGGTGATGTTGAAGCTTACCTTCATCGTCATGGAGCTGGCGCCGTTTGGTGTGTTCGCCCTGATTGCCTGGGTGGCGGGAACGCAAGGCGCGGAAACGCTGCTCAAGGTGGTTACGCTGGCGGCCGCGGTCTATCTCGCCTGTATCGCCCATATTCTCATCGTCCAGTTCGGCATGGTGAAATTCCTGGCGCGGATGCCGATCCTGCCCTTCATGCGCGGCGCCGTCGACCCGCAGCTTCTGGCCTATTCAACCTCCTCCAGCGCCGCGACCCTGCCGGCCACCATGGCTGCCGCGGAAGAGAATATGGGCATCGGCGTCCCGGTGCGATCGTCGGTGTTGCCGCTTGGGGCCACCGTCAACATGGATGGCACGGCGCTCTATGTCGGCATTGTCGCGCTGTTCTCCGCCCAAGCGTTCGGGGTTCCGTTGGAGCTCAGCGATTACCTGATCATTGGCCTGACAACGACGCTGGTTTCGATTGGCACCGCCTCAGTGCCGTCCGCCTCGCTGTTCCTGCTGGCCGCTGTTTTGACGTCGATCGGCATTTCGGCTGAGCAGACGGCGATCATTGTCGGCTTCATCCTGCCTTTCGACCGCGTCCTTGATATGATGCGCACCGTGGTCAATGTGACGGGCGACCTGGCGGTCGCAACGGTCGTCGCAAAGTCTGAAGGGGAACTCGATGCAGAGGTCTATAATGCTGCGCCAGATCTGTAG
- a CDS encoding FAD-dependent oxidoreductase, whose product MKIAIIGAGVVGVTTTYMLAKSGHDVTVFDREPGAAMESSFANGGQLSYGFASPMGTPALIGKIPGILVGSDPAFRLPSTLSFDFLKWSLKFLGRCRGGASQKDTDHLSRLAQQSGTAFHDLIAETEFDFGHRQAGKLVLLKSRAEVQKAEKALKSEPSGPSKRLLSFEECVEQEPALDGYTGQASGGLLVEGDEVGDAARFSEQLAALCARDFGVRFRFNENVSRVSPLKGGGHEVVLSTEETCPCDAVIFCTGVAGTKLLRQMGISLPIYPVMGYSLTAPVGTSPPRLAITDAGYKIVFSQIGEQIRIAGFADFGIASEERRRQRVQELINTARRLIPDVADYSRIKSTWIGARPATPSSLPIVGATKRPGVYLNMGHGMFGWTLSAGAAQKLADLIGPATQVSRAA is encoded by the coding sequence ATGAAGATCGCGATCATCGGAGCTGGCGTTGTGGGAGTGACCACAACGTATATGCTCGCCAAGTCCGGCCACGACGTGACGGTGTTCGACCGTGAGCCAGGCGCCGCCATGGAAAGTAGCTTTGCCAATGGCGGACAGCTGTCTTACGGATTCGCGTCCCCGATGGGGACACCGGCGCTGATCGGCAAGATTCCGGGAATTCTGGTCGGCTCTGATCCAGCGTTTCGTTTGCCATCTACATTGAGTTTTGATTTCCTGAAATGGTCGCTGAAGTTTCTTGGGCGCTGTCGCGGGGGTGCATCCCAGAAGGATACGGACCACCTGTCGCGCCTCGCGCAACAGTCCGGGACCGCCTTTCACGATCTGATCGCGGAGACCGAGTTCGACTTTGGCCATCGCCAGGCGGGTAAGCTGGTTTTGCTGAAATCCCGAGCGGAAGTTCAGAAGGCCGAAAAAGCGCTCAAGTCTGAGCCCTCCGGCCCATCGAAGCGCTTGCTCTCATTTGAGGAATGCGTTGAACAAGAGCCGGCGCTCGACGGCTATACCGGGCAAGCGTCTGGTGGCCTCCTGGTTGAGGGAGATGAGGTGGGCGACGCGGCACGATTCTCCGAGCAACTCGCGGCGCTGTGCGCGCGTGACTTTGGCGTACGGTTCCGCTTCAACGAGAATGTGTCGCGCGTGTCGCCGCTCAAAGGCGGCGGGCATGAGGTCGTGCTGTCGACGGAGGAAACCTGCCCCTGCGATGCCGTGATATTCTGCACCGGGGTCGCGGGCACAAAGCTGTTGCGCCAGATGGGGATCAGCCTGCCCATCTATCCGGTCATGGGCTATTCCTTGACGGCACCCGTCGGGACATCACCACCGCGCCTGGCGATCACGGATGCCGGGTACAAGATCGTCTTTTCGCAGATCGGGGAGCAGATCCGGATCGCCGGTTTCGCCGATTTCGGGATTGCCAGTGAAGAACGTCGCAGACAGCGGGTGCAGGAACTCATCAACACGGCGCGGCGTCTCATTCCCGATGTCGCGGACTATTCGCGGATCAAGTCGACCTGGATCGGCGCGCGCCCGGCGACGCCGAGCAGTCTGCCAATTGTCGGAGCGACGAAACGACCGGGTGTTTATCTGAATATGGGGCACGGTATGTTCGGCTGGACCCTGTCAGCCGGCGCGGCCCAGAAACTCGCAGACTTGATCGGCCCGGCCACACAGGTTTCGCGCGCAGCATAG